The Bradyrhizobium sp. B097 genome contains the following window.
GAAGCTTACATCGCGCCGCCACGTGATCAGCACCCAGACCGCGCAGGCCGACGCGACAAGGATCTGCAGCGACATGGCCACCCCGTAGCCAAAGCCGGCAAGGCGAAACAGGCCATAGATGCTCTGCAGCTTGTACCACGGCAGCGCGCCGGTGAGATGGAACTGCGTCGTCGCGAAGGTCGCTGCTTCACGAAATCCCGTGAACGTATCCCAGCCGAAGATGGTCCCGGACAGCAGCAGCAGAGCGGACGCCATCAGGGAGGCCGTTACGACAACACTCCAACGTCCAGTGGCGATCAGTACGAGGGGGAGAAGAACGCCATATTGAGGCTTGAAGATGAGAAGCGCGATCAAGAAACCACTGATGATCGGGCGCCTGTCCAATAGCAGCAGGGCGCCCCCCAGCAGCGCTGCCGCAAGCAGCGAGCTTTGGCCGGAAAGAAAATCGTAGACGACGGGCGGTGCCGCCAATGCCAGCAGCAGCGCGCCTGAACGCGGCCGAATGGAGTAGACCACCAACAGCCAGCAAAGCAGCTTTGCCGCGCTCCAGATCCAGAAGGCAGCTGTAAAGGGCAACAGCGCCAAGGGCGCCAGAACCAGAAAAAACACCGGAGGATAGAAGAACGGAACCGGCATTTGGTCGTAGGAATACGGCGCATGATCCGCCGGCTGCATCTGAACGAGCATCTGACGCAGTTGGCCCCAATCATAGGCGGTCGCAGCATGGCCCTTTAGAGCCATGGAGCCGGCGGCCCAAAAACATGAGAA
Protein-coding sequences here:
- a CDS encoding glycosyltransferase family 87 protein gives rise to the protein MTWVISHEDGEDRAQAIACLVLLSMTILALALMFISGAGHPGIDFSCFWAAGSMALKGHAATAYDWGQLRQMLVQMQPADHAPYSYDQMPVPFFYPPVFFLVLAPLALLPFTAAFWIWSAAKLLCWLLVVYSIRPRSGALLLALAAPPVVYDFLSGQSSLLAAALLGGALLLLDRRPIISGFLIALLIFKPQYGVLLPLVLIATGRWSVVVTASLMASALLLLSGTIFGWDTFTGFREAATFATTQFHLTGALPWYKLQSIYGLFRLAGFGYGVAMSLQILVASACAVWVLITWRRDVSFAVKAACLLAATPLISPYFAIYDMQVLVVALVFLMSDDRITLPSRRSFRFGVGIIFVLGYVFPIALVPVGPFMCATLIAVIWMRLRQLDASGTIPVRAS